A region of the Clupea harengus chromosome 7, Ch_v2.0.2, whole genome shotgun sequence genome:
ATGCTAGCTGAACATTGCAAATATGGCGTCTTGCGTGAAGAGTTGATCCGAGACAGGATTGTTGTCGGGATACGTGATGCCAAATTGTCTGAAAAAATGCAGCTCAACCCAAAATTGGATTTAGCTACAGCCATAGTTCAAGTGAGGCAGCACGAAGAGGTGAAAAAGCAGCAAGTTGTTCTCCGGTCAGCCGATTCACCGGAGCAAATAGATGCAGTGTCCTTACAACAGCAAGAGACAGGCTTATAGGAAAAATTCTGCTCAACGTGTAAGCCGTTTTCAGCCTCAGCCTGCCTCAACCAGCCCAAAGCAGTGTGGGAAGTGTGGCAAAACCCCTACACATGCATGGACTGAATGCCCAGCAAAAGATGCTGAATGTAGAAAATGTCAAAAGAGGGGACACTTTGCATCTGTGTGCAGATCAGCTCAAAACCTAGAATCCATTGAGGAGGATTATGTGGCGGCTTATTTGGGAGCTGTTGACTATCCACAGTCGTCTACATGGACTGAAATGCTCACCATAAATGGTGGCCCGATGTGCTTTAAAGTGGACACGGGGGCATCTGTGACTGCTATCCCAGAAACAGAATACACGCAAGAGAAATACGGCAgctacacagtgacacacagaccTCTGCTGGGGCCCGCCAGTCAACCTCTGGATGTCAAAGGGCAAGTGCATGCTGTCATTCAGAGAGGCGACAGAAagattgaggaggaggtgttcaTTGTGAAAGACCTGACCACACCCTTATTGGGCCTGCCAGCCATTCGCAGACTGCAGATGATTCCTCAGCTCCATAGCATAGACAATGCAGAGACGCACTTCCGCTCAACCTACGCAGATGTCTTTACAGGGCTAGGTAAACTTAAAGGTGAATATAAAATTAAGCTGAAAGACAATGCACCACCCTATGCCCTCTCTGCCCCACGACGTGTAGCCATCCCACTCCGGGCCAAAGTTAAAGAGGAACTAGACCGGATGGAGAAAATGGAGGTCATAGCCCGTGTTGAAGAACCAACTGAATGGTGCGCAGGCATGGTCCCTATTGTGAAAACGTCGGGGAAACTACGCATTTGTGTAGATTTAACCCATTTGAACGAGAGCgtcatcagagagagacacatcttACCGGCAGTGGACGAGACGCTGGCCAAGCTGGAAGGAGCCAGAGTCTTCACAAAGCTTGACGCAACATCAGGCTTTTGGCAAGTACCACTCCATCAAGACTCAATGCTGTTGACCACGTTCATCACACCAGAGGGCCGATATTACTTCAAGAGGTTACCCTTTGGTATATCATCGGCCCCTGAGCACTTTCAAAAGAGGATTTCCCAGCTGATTGATGGCATTGACGGAGTGTTATGTCATGCTGATGATGTCCTCATCACAGGAAAGGACCGGGCAGAACACGACGATAGGCTGCACAGGGTGCTACAGAAATTCAGAGAGTCTGGGCTCACTCTGAATGAAAAATGCCAGTTTGCACTGACAGAAGTCCGTTTCCTGGGCCATGTCATAAACTCCCAGGGCATCAGAGCAGACCCGGATAAGATAAAGGCGATCCGTGACATGCCTGAGCCGAAGGATGTGGCAGATGTTCGCCGCTTCATGGGCATGGTGAACTTTGTAGGGAAATTCTCACCACGCCTGCCTGACTTGACAAAGCCCATCCGCGATCTGTTGAAGACAGAGAACAGCTGGACATGGGGAGCACCCCAACAGAAAGCGTTCCTGGACACTAAGAAAGAATTAGGGTCAGAGACGGTGTTAGCCCAATACAGCCCAAACCATGAAACCATGGTGTCAGCGGATGCCTCTTCGTATGgactaggaggtgtcttaacaCAAAAACAGCTAGGTGGTGAGTGGAGACCTGTTGTCTTCATTTCAAGAAGTTTGACCAAAGCCGAGTCAAGATATGCTCAAATAGAAAAAGAGGCTTTAGCTACGACCTGGGCATGTGAGCGCCTGCGCGGATACTTGAGCGGCCTAGATTTTACTATAAGAACAGATCACAAGCCACTCATAACACTCCTGAAGTCCAGAGCACTGGATGACCTTCCGCCGAGGATTATCAGATTCAGATTAAGGCTGCTCAGATTCAATTTCAACATCATCCATGTCCCAGGTAAAAACCTGATAACAGCTGATGCTCTGTCCAGAGCGCCGCTTCCAGCCACAGCCACGGAGGCGGAGCAAGACCTGGAAAAGGAATGCAAAGCTTACTTGGACAGTGTAGTAGAAAGCCTGCCAGCCACACCGACAAAGCTGGAACAAATTAAGAGCGCACAAACCTCTGACAACACCTGCAAACGTCTCAGGCGATACATTGCAAACGGCTGGCCTGAACACAGACGAGATATGCATGAGCTGCTGTTGCCCTACTGGCCTGAAAGGTCAGTCCTGCATGAAGGAGGAGGACTGCTCATGAAAGGTGAGAG
Encoded here:
- the LOC116221131 gene encoding uncharacterized protein K02A2.6-like — translated: MLTINGGPMCFKVDTGASVTAIPETEYTQEKYGSYTVTHRPLLGPASQPLDVKGQVHAVIQRGDRKIEEEVFIVKDLTTPLLGLPAIRRLQMIPQLHSIDNAETHFRSTYADVFTGLGKLKGEYKIKLKDNAPPYALSAPRRVAIPLRAKVKEELDRMEKMEVIARVEEPTEWCAGMVPIVKTSGKLRICVDLTHLNESVIRERHILPAVDETLAKLEGARVFTKLDATSGFWQVPLHQDSMLLTTFITPEGRYYFKRLPFGISSAPEHFQKRISQLIDGIDGVLCHADDVLITGKDRAEHDDRLHRVLQKFRESGLTLNEKCQFALTEVRFLGHVINSQGIRADPDKIKAIRDMPEPKDVADVRRFMGMVNFVGKFSPRLPDLTKPIRDLLKTENSWTWGAPQQKAFLDTKKELGSETVLAQYSPNHETMVSADASSYGLGGVLTQKQLGGEWRPVVFISRSLTKAESRYAQIEKEALATTWACERLRGYLSGLDFTIRTDHKPLITLLKSRALDDLPPRIIRFRLRLLRFNFNIIHVPGKNLITADALSRAPLPATATEAEQDLEKECKAYLDSVVESLPATPTKLEQIKSAQTSDNTCKRLRRYIANGWPEHRRDMHELLLPYWPERSVLHEGGGLLMKGERLIIPEHMRPDILQRLHQGHQGINKCLARARESVWWPGITCAVKQMVERCEICAREAQTPVEPLLTTDLPSRPWQRVAADLFQWQNGNYLVMIDYFSRYIEVCTLPGGTTAKQTIARFKAVFARYGCPEVLVTDNGPQFSCHEFSQFARDYDFTHVTSSPRYPRSNGEAERAVRTVKSLCVDQTHTHQRDIRGGDPGWRTAATQPFTPQGSTSAPNIR